A window of Streptomyces sp. Je 1-332 genomic DNA:
GCCTCGTCGAGTTGCGGGTCCCGGCCCGTCGCGTAGTCCTCCGGCGTCGTCACCACCTCCACGTCCGGGTCCACCCCGTGGTTCTCGACGCCCCACCCGTACCCCTCCAGCCAGAACGCGTACTTCGGCTGCGTCACCAGCGTCCCGTCCACCAACCGGTACCTGCTGTCGATGCCGAGCACGCCGCCCCACGTCCGCGTGCCCACCACAGGACCGATCCCCAACGCCTTGATCGCCGCGTTCACGATGTCCCCGTCGGAACCGGAGAACTCGTTGGCGACGGCGACCACCGGCCCGCGAGGAGCGTCCGCCGGATAGCTGAAGGGCCGTGCCCCCCGCGGCAGGTCCCAGCCCACGATCTTGCGGGCCAGTTTCTCGATCACCAGTTGGGACGTGTGCCCGCCGCGGTTCTCCCGTACGTCCACCACGAGCCCGTCCCGCGCCACCTCCACCCGCAGGTCACGGTGGATCTGCGCCCAGCCGGGAGCCTGCATGTCCGGCACGTGGAGATATCCGAGCCGCCCGCCCGACCGCTCGTGGACGTACGCACGCCGGTCCACGACCCACGCGTGGTACCGCAACGGCTCCTCGTCGTCGACGGGAATCACCACCGCGTGCCGCGGATCGCCCCCGCCCGCGGGTGAGACCGTCAGCTCCACCGGCTTCCCGGCCGTACCCACCAGGAGCGGCCCCGGCCCCGTCACCGGGTCGACAGGACGCCCCGCCACCGCGAGCAGCGCGTCCCCCGCCCGCACCGCCACCCCCGGCGCGGCGAGCGGCGAGCGGGCGGCGGGGTCCGACGTCTCGGAGGGCAGGATCCGGTCGATCCGCCACGCCCCGTCCGCGCCCCGCGAGACGTCCGCGCCGAGCAGCCCCTGCCGCACCGCCGAACTCCCCCAGGCCCCGCCCCCCATGACGTACGCGTGCGACGTGCCGAGTTCACCCGCGACCTCCCAGAGCAGGTCGACGAGGTCGTCATGCGTGGCCACCCGGCCGAGGACCGGGCGGTACCGGTCGAGCACACCGTCCCAGTCGACCCCGCCGAGGTCAGGCCGCCAGAAGTTGTCCCGCATGAGGCGCCCGGCCTCGTCGTACATCTGGCGCCATTCGGCGGCGGGATCGACGGTCTGGCGGACCCGCGTGAGGTCGACGGTGATGTTCGAGTCGGAGCTCTCGTCGCCGGAGGCCCGCCGGTCGCTCGGCACGACCTTCAGCTTCCCGTCGGCCCACAGCAGCACCCGCTTGCCGTCCCCGCTGACGGCGAAGTGGTCGGCGTCCGACGCCAGTTCCTCGATGCGCTGCTGTACGAGGTCGTAGCGTTCGAGCTCGGTGTGCGGGTCGGGGTCGGACGGGGTGGCGCGGGACGCGCCGAGGACACCCCGCACGGGGTGCCGCAGCCACAGGACGCCGTCCTTGGCGGCCCGCAGCGTCGAGTAGCGGGCCGCCTCGACCGGGAAGGGCACGATGCGGTCGGCGAGACCGTCGAGGTCGATGCGGGTGACGGGCGAGCCCTCGCTGTCCGGCGTCTCGTCCTTGTCGGGTGCCTCGAAGGGCCGCCCGTGCCGCTGCGGCCCGAAGGGCGAGGGGGTGGTGGCGGCCAGCGTGATCAGATACGGCCGCGATCCGCCGACGAAGGCGAGGTCGAAGACGTGCTCGTCGTACACCGGATCAAACGCCCGCGCGGACAGGAACGCCAAATGCTTGCCGTCCAGCGTGAACGCGGGCGCGTAGTCACGGAACCGCAGCGGGGTGGCCTCGGACACCGAGAGGTCGGCCGCGTTCGCGAGCTTCAGCTGCCGCAGCGGACTCGGCCCCGCGTGCGACCAGGCCAGCCACGCCGAGTCCGGCGAGAAGACGAGGCCGGTGGCGTCCCCGTCCTCCCCGCGGTCGACCTCGCGCACCTCTCCGCTCTCCCGCTCGACCAGGAGCACCCTCCCGTCGTGCGAGGCGACGGCGGCCCGGCTGCCGTCGGGTGCCATGGCGAGTCCGAGCACCCGGCCCAGCTGTCCGGCAGCGATCCTGCGGGGCGTGGCACCCGGCGCGAGGCCCGTGGCGGGCGCGAACTGGAGCGCGTCGTCGCCCTCCGCGTCCGTCACCCAGACGACGTGTTCCTCGCCGTCGACGCGGAAGGTGCGCGGCAGCCTCGCGCGCACCCCGTGCTCCGCGGCGAGCGCGCGGGCGGGCCCCTCGCGGTGGGTCACCCAGTGCACGCCGCCGCGCACGGAGACGGCGCTGCCGCGTCCCGTGTGGTCGGGAGCGGCGGCGCCGAACCAGCGTGCGGCGCTCACCGGGTGGGGCTGGAGGTCGGTGCGCTGGCCGCCGAGTCGGACGTCGACGCGGCGCGGCTCGGCGTCCACGAGGTTGTCCAGGAGCCAGAGTTCACCCGCCGACACGTACACGACCCGCGTGCCGTCGGTCGCCGCGTGCCGGGCGTAGAAGCCGTCGATGCCGGTGTGCCGGCGCAGGTCGGAGCCGTCGGACAGCGAGGAGTAGAGCGCGCCGACGCCTTCGTGGTCGGAGAGGAAGGCGATCCGCTCGCCCACCCACAGTGGGTACTCGATGTTCCCGTCGAGCTCTTCATGGACGCGTACGAAGCGGCCCTCGCCGCCGTCGCTGCCCTCACCGCCCGCACTGCCCTCGCTGCCCTCGCTGCCCTCGGCGTCGGAACCCCCGCTCCGGATCCACAACTTGCCCGCCGTGCCGCCGCGGTACCGCTTCCACCAGGCGGCCTCGCGCCCCATCGGCGCGGAGAGCAGCAGGAGTTGGCCGCCCCGCGGGCCGTACGCCACGTCCCCCACGATCCCGTACGGCAGGGTGTCCGCGGGTCCGCCGTCCAGTGGGACGGCCCGCGCCCAACTGCGGCGCAGCGAGGCCTGGCCGGCCGTACTGACGGCGAGGACCTGTCCGTCCGGGGTCCAGCCCCGCACCGAGGTGCGTGAACTCCCCCAGTACGTAAGGCGTGTGGAGGGGCCGCCGTCGACGGGGGCGACATGCACCTCGGGGGCGCCGTCACGCGTGGACGTCCAGGCGACCGTCGTACCGTCCTGGGAGATGCGGGGGTGGTTCACCGGCGTGTTGTCGGCGCTGACGCGCCATGCCCGGCCGCCGTCGAGGGGCGCCATCCAGACGTCGTCCTCGGCGGTGAAGGCGACCAACTCGCCACGCAGATGCGGAAACCGGAGATACGCAGAGTGCCCAGTCAGTGTCACACGGCCAGCCTAGGCAGCCTCGGCGGAGCCGGACAGGGTTTTGGATCACTTGCCCTTGAAGCAGGTGCAGGTCGGATCGGGCCGCCGCGGCGGCGGGTCAGGCGTGGCGGTCACGGTGACGGTCGCGGTGGGCCGCTGGTCGGGCTCATCCGGCTGGTCCGACCGGCCCGGTTGGTCCGGGTCCTGCGGTTGGTCGGGCTCCTCCGGCTCGGTCGACCGGTCGCCGCCGGAGCAGTTTCCGATGACGTCCACCCGGAACCACTCCTTGCCGTCGACCTTGGCGGTGAGGTCTCCGCGCACGCAGTGTCCGTCGACGACGGACGTCACGGTCCCCTTGACGGTGATGTCGCTGGTGTCCTCGCCCCCCTTCCCCTCCCCGGCCTGACCCTGGCAGTCGACGGTGACACGGGCGTCGCGGTCGGGGCCGTCGCTGGTCGGGGTGGCCTTGTCCTGGTGGCGGGCGGTGCAGCTGATCCACAGCACGTCGAGACGCTGCCGCTCCAGCTCCTTGGTGGCCAGCTGGTCGGTGGTGATCGCGACGGCCGCCGTGTTCATCCCACCCTCGACCGGATCGCACGCGGCGACCCCGACCACCGCCGCCCCCGCGAACCCGACGGCGTACAGCACCTGCCGCCGCCTGCCGCACACGTCCACCGAACGATCACGTAAGCGCCTCAATGCCCCCATAGGCGGCAGAGTGCCACTGCGGGCCGTCGGACGATAGTCCTCTTTGCGTCCACTCCCCCGGGGACGGCTGGGGCGGGTTCAGGACCAGCGGCCCGTGCGCCCCAGGAGCAGTGCGGTCGCCGCCGTCCCCGCCGTCGACGTACGCAGCACGCTGCGCCCCAGGCGGTACGGCTTCGCGCCCGCGTCCGAGAACGCCGCGAGCTCGTCCGGCGATACGCCGCCCTCGGGGCCGACCACGAGGACGATGTGCCCGGCTGCCGGGAGTTCGGCCGTGGCAAGGGGTTCGCTGCCCTCCTCGTGCAGGACCGCGGCGAGGTCGGCGGAGGCGAGCAGCGCCGCGACCTGCTTGGTCGACATCGCGTCCGCCACCTCGGGGAAGCGCACCCGGCGCGACTGCTTGCCCGCCTCGCGCGCCGTGGCACGCCACTTGCCGAGCGCCTTGAGCGCGCGCTCGCCCTTCCACTGCGTGATGCAGCGCGACGCGGACCACGGCACGATCGCGTCGACGCCGGTCTCCGTCATGGTCTCCACGGCGAGTTCGCCGCGGTCACCCTTGGGCAGGGCCTGCACGACGGTGATGCGGGGCTCCTGCGGGGCCTCTTCCCGTACGGAGTCCATCCGCAGGATCAGCCGGTCCTTGCCCTCGGTGTCCTCGACCACGCAGTCGGCCCAGCGCCCGGCCCCGTCGGTCAGGACGACGTCCTCACCGGCGTGCAGCCGCTTCACGGAGACGGCGTGGCGCCCCTCGGGACCGTCGAGTACGTAGCGTCCGTCGCCGCCCGCCGCAGGGTTCCCCCGGGTCTCGAAGGTCTCGACGACGAAGACGGGTGCGGTCACGCCGGGCTCCCCGGCTGGGTCCCCTGCTGCCCGCCGGCCGCCAACGCGGCCTTCGACTCGGCCAGTTCGGCCGCGAGGACCTCCACGAGCTGCCCGGCGGGCAGCTCGCGCGCCATGCGGTGGCCCTGCCCCGCCCACAGCGCCATGCCCTGCGCGTCACCGGCCTTGGCGGCGGCCTTGCGCAGGCCGCTGGTGAGGTGGTGGACCTGGGGGTAGGCGGCGGGGGCGTAGGGACCGTGTTCGCGCATGAAGCGGTTGACCAGGCCCCGCGCGGGGCGACCCGAGAAGGCGCGGGTCAGTTCGGTGCGGGTGAACAGCGGGTTGGTCATGGCCTGCTTGTGCAGGGCGTTGGCGCCCGACTCGGGGCAGACCAGGAAGGCCGTGCCGAGCTGCGCGGCGTCCGCGCCGGCCGCGAGCACCGCCGCGATCTGCGAGCCGCGCATCAGGCCGCCGGCCGCGACGACCGGGATCTGCACGGTCTCGCGCACCTGCGCGATGAGCGAGAGGAGGCCGAGCCCGGCGCCGTCGGTCTCGGGGTTGTCGCGGTGCGTGCCCTGGTGGCCGCCTGCCTCGATGCCCTGGACGCACACGGCGTCGGCGCCCGACCACTGGGCGGTCTGCGCCTCTTCGGGCGAGGTGACGGTGGCGACGGTGATGGTGCCGACCCGGGCGAAGGCGTCGAAGACGTCGCGGGTGGGGCAGCCGAAGGTGAACGACACCAGCGGCACCGGGTCCTCGACGAGGATCGCCAGCTTGGCGTCGTAGTTGTCGTCGCGGCCACTGTCCGGGTCGCCGAGCTGCGTCTCGTACCAGGCGGCCTCACCGGCGAGCTGGTTGCGGTACACGTCGACGGCGGCGGCGTCCGCGTACTCGGGCTGCGGCATGAAGAGGTTCACGCCGAACGGACGGCTCGTGAGCCCCCGCAGCTGTTTGATCTCCTGGTACATCCCGTCGGCGGTTTTGTACCCGGCGGCGAGGAAACCGAGGCCTCCGGCCTCGGAGACGGCCGCGGCGAGCTGAGGGCACGAGGCGCCGCCCGCCATGGGGGCCTGCACGATCGGGAGGCGGCAGAGATCGGTCAGTGCGGAGGACATGAACGCATCGTGCCACTTCCTGGCCGGGGGGCCGAATCGCGGGACTTTCCCACCCACCCACCCGTCACCCGGCATGATCAGGAGCGCCCCAAAAGGGGCGCGGAGCTGTGACATGTGCGGCTCCGCCACGAGGCGCGAGCAACCCACGACGCCCCGTAAGGGGCGCGGGGAACTGCGCGAGCAACCCAGGACAGCCCGCGGACAGACAGCAAAGCGCCCCCGGCACGGGCGAACCGCTACCGGGGGCGCAGGAAAGGCACCGCTCGAGGCGCCCTCGCCCGTAAAAGGCGCTACCGCCCGTTGAACGCGTCCTTGAGGCGTGAGAACAGACCCTGCTGCCCCGGCTGGAACTGCCCCGTGGGCCGTTCCTCGCCGCGCAGCACCGCCAGTTCCCGCAGGACCCGCTCCTGCTCCGCGTCCAGCTTCGACGGCGTGAGGACCTCGACGTGCACGATGAGGTCGCCGCGGCCGCCGCCCCGCAGGTGCGTGATGCCCCTGCCGTGCAGCGGCACCGACTGGCCGGACTGCGTGCCCGGCCGGATGTCGACCTCTTCCATGCCGTCCAACGTCTCCAGGGGCACCTTGGTGCCCAGGGCCGCGGCCGTCATGGGGATGGTGACCGTGCAGTGCAGGTCGTCCCCGCGCCGCTGGAACACGGCGTGCGGCAGCTCGTGGATCTCCACGTACAGGTCACCGGCGGGGCCCCCGCCGGGGCCGACCTCGCCCTCGCCCGCGAGCTGGATCCGCGTGCCGTTGTCGACACCGGCGGGGATCTTCACGGTGAGCGTCCGCCGCGACCGGATGCGGCCGTCGCCGGCGCACTCCGGGCACGGGGTGGGCACGACCGTGCCGAAGCCCTGACACTGCGGGCACGGCCGCGACGTCATGACCTGGCCGAGGAAGGACCGCGTGACCTGCGACACCTCGCCGCGACCGCGGCACATGTCACACGTCTGAGCGGATGTCCCCGGCGCGGCACCTTCACCGCTGCAGGTCGTACAGACGACCGCCGTGTCGACCTGTATGTCCTTGGTGGTCCCGAAGGCCGCCTCGTCCAGGTCGATCTCGAGCCGAATCATGGCGTCCTGGCCACGGCGCGTGCGCGACCGGGGGCCACGCTGCGACGCCGTCCCGAAGAACGCGTCCATGATGTCCGAGAAGTTGCCGAAGCCACCGGCTCCGAAACCGCCCGCGCCACCGCCCCCGCCCTGCTGGGACAGCGGGTCACCGCCGAGGTCGTAGACCTGCTTCTTCTGCGGGTCCGACAACACCTCGTACGCGGCGTTGATCTCCTTGAAGCGCTCCTGAGTCTTCGGATCCGGATTCACGTCCGGGTGAAGCTCTCGCGCAAGCCTCCGGAAGGCCTTCTTGATCTCGTCCTGGGAAGCGTCGCGGCGCACGCCTAGTACGGCGTAGTAGTCCGTGGCCACTTACGACTCCGCCAGGATCTGTCCGACGTAACGTGCCACTGCGCGTACTGCTCCCATCGTTCCCGGATAGTCCATGCGGGTCGGGCCGACCACGCCGAGTTTGGCTACTGCCTCGCTGCCCGAACCGTAGCCGACGGAGACCACGGACGTGGAGCTGAGTCCCTCATGGGCGTTCTCGTGACCGATCCGTACGGTCATGCCCGAATCCGTGGCTTCGCCAAGCAACTTGAGCAGGACGACCTGCTCCTCAAGAGCCTCCAGGACGGGCCTGATGGTGAGGGGAAAGTCATGTCCGAAGCGGGTGAGATTGGCCGTTCCGCCGATCATCAGCCGC
This region includes:
- a CDS encoding S41 family peptidase, with protein sequence MTGHSAYLRFPHLRGELVAFTAEDDVWMAPLDGGRAWRVSADNTPVNHPRISQDGTTVAWTSTRDGAPEVHVAPVDGGPSTRLTYWGSSRTSVRGWTPDGQVLAVSTAGQASLRRSWARAVPLDGGPADTLPYGIVGDVAYGPRGGQLLLLSAPMGREAAWWKRYRGGTAGKLWIRSGGSDAEGSEGSEGSAGGEGSDGGEGRFVRVHEELDGNIEYPLWVGERIAFLSDHEGVGALYSSLSDGSDLRRHTGIDGFYARHAATDGTRVVYVSAGELWLLDNLVDAEPRRVDVRLGGQRTDLQPHPVSAARWFGAAAPDHTGRGSAVSVRGGVHWVTHREGPARALAAEHGVRARLPRTFRVDGEEHVVWVTDAEGDDALQFAPATGLAPGATPRRIAAGQLGRVLGLAMAPDGSRAAVASHDGRVLLVERESGEVREVDRGEDGDATGLVFSPDSAWLAWSHAGPSPLRQLKLANAADLSVSEATPLRFRDYAPAFTLDGKHLAFLSARAFDPVYDEHVFDLAFVGGSRPYLITLAATTPSPFGPQRHGRPFEAPDKDETPDSEGSPVTRIDLDGLADRIVPFPVEAARYSTLRAAKDGVLWLRHPVRGVLGASRATPSDPDPHTELERYDLVQQRIEELASDADHFAVSGDGKRVLLWADGKLKVVPSDRRASGDESSDSNITVDLTRVRQTVDPAAEWRQMYDEAGRLMRDNFWRPDLGGVDWDGVLDRYRPVLGRVATHDDLVDLLWEVAGELGTSHAYVMGGGAWGSSAVRQGLLGADVSRGADGAWRIDRILPSETSDPAARSPLAAPGVAVRAGDALLAVAGRPVDPVTGPGPLLVGTAGKPVELTVSPAGGGDPRHAVVIPVDDEEPLRYHAWVVDRRAYVHERSGGRLGYLHVPDMQAPGWAQIHRDLRVEVARDGLVVDVRENRGGHTSQLVIEKLARKIVGWDLPRGARPFSYPADAPRGPVVAVANEFSGSDGDIVNAAIKALGIGPVVGTRTWGGVLGIDSRYRLVDGTLVTQPKYAFWLEGYGWGVENHGVDPDVEVVTTPEDYATGRDPQLDEAIRLALTSLETTPPKTAPALPGA
- a CDS encoding 16S rRNA (uracil(1498)-N(3))-methyltransferase, with the protein product MTAPVFVVETFETRGNPAAGGDGRYVLDGPEGRHAVSVKRLHAGEDVVLTDGAGRWADCVVEDTEGKDRLILRMDSVREEAPQEPRITVVQALPKGDRGELAVETMTETGVDAIVPWSASRCITQWKGERALKALGKWRATAREAGKQSRRVRFPEVADAMSTKQVAALLASADLAAVLHEEGSEPLATAELPAAGHIVLVVGPEGGVSPDELAAFSDAGAKPYRLGRSVLRTSTAGTAATALLLGRTGRWS
- a CDS encoding nitronate monooxygenase, producing the protein MSSALTDLCRLPIVQAPMAGGASCPQLAAAVSEAGGLGFLAAGYKTADGMYQEIKQLRGLTSRPFGVNLFMPQPEYADAAAVDVYRNQLAGEAAWYETQLGDPDSGRDDNYDAKLAILVEDPVPLVSFTFGCPTRDVFDAFARVGTITVATVTSPEEAQTAQWSGADAVCVQGIEAGGHQGTHRDNPETDGAGLGLLSLIAQVRETVQIPVVAAGGLMRGSQIAAVLAAGADAAQLGTAFLVCPESGANALHKQAMTNPLFTRTELTRAFSGRPARGLVNRFMREHGPYAPAAYPQVHHLTSGLRKAAAKAGDAQGMALWAGQGHRMARELPAGQLVEVLAAELAESKAALAAGGQQGTQPGSPA
- the dnaJ gene encoding molecular chaperone DnaJ codes for the protein MATDYYAVLGVRRDASQDEIKKAFRRLARELHPDVNPDPKTQERFKEINAAYEVLSDPQKKQVYDLGGDPLSQQGGGGGAGGFGAGGFGNFSDIMDAFFGTASQRGPRSRTRRGQDAMIRLEIDLDEAAFGTTKDIQVDTAVVCTTCSGEGAAPGTSAQTCDMCRGRGEVSQVTRSFLGQVMTSRPCPQCQGFGTVVPTPCPECAGDGRIRSRRTLTVKIPAGVDNGTRIQLAGEGEVGPGGGPAGDLYVEIHELPHAVFQRRGDDLHCTVTIPMTAAALGTKVPLETLDGMEEVDIRPGTQSGQSVPLHGRGITHLRGGGRGDLIVHVEVLTPSKLDAEQERVLRELAVLRGEERPTGQFQPGQQGLFSRLKDAFNGR